In the genome of Toxoplasma gondii ME49 chromosome Ia, whole genome shotgun sequence, the window caggtcAAGGAGGACTCGAAAAGGGAGAccaaggagacgcgagagagacaagagggcGTCTCGATACCAGGTGGTCGAGGTCGGGGACAGCAAAAGACATCGAAGAACGGAGGTGAAGCTGCGCGAAAGGGAacggagacaacagagggagaaggactCGGAGGAGACCGGGAAGACAACTGTGGGGAAGGACAACTAAAGGCAAAAGAGATAAACGaaggagaccgagagaaagcggagaggaCCGAGATCGGGGACTGTGGAGAGGCAGGTGGCGCGGGGCCAATGAGCGACGTccctgcagaaaaaagaagggggagagacgagaaggaagagaagcagatacGCAAGCTTCCTttggagacaaggagagatCCAGAGGAACGAACGATGGAGGCACAGAGGGCGCTCCAGAGTGACAACCAGAAACGAGagctgagagaggagaagcgacgctCTTCCGAGAAGCCCAGCCGAGAGGCGTtgaaaggagaggagggagagacagggagagagggagaacaagacgaTACGCCcaaagagcagaagaaaggaaacgaagagctCGTAGCAGGTGTGAGAGGGAAAGGAGTAGAGGACAACCCggctgaggaaggagaggcgtcAAGAAAGGTGAccgagaaacagcgaagcaTAAACttgggaagagagaaggaaggacagacgcttctcgctcagaagcaaaagaaacggagaagtcATCAGGCCACACACAGCAAGTCGCTGGACTCTGAAGCTGcacacgaggagagacgagacaccaGTGGCTGTGAAGCgacggcggcgaagaagacgattTCGAGAGAACATCCACGCTTTTTGGCGAGGAAAGACGTCACAGACAAGGCTGGAAAGAAACCACCtggtggagacagacgcgttCAGAGACAGGCAGCAAGTGCAGAGCGTGACGACAGCAGGGTCGtaaaaaaaacaaaggagaaagcgaaaacgcgTGAGTGCCTTGTCGCTTGTGGCAAAGCGTCGCCGTCCTCACtgagggaaggagaaaacctGAAACGTTGTGACACCCAGGGGGGGTCGCGTCACTACAGCGGCTTCTCCATAAAGATTGGAAGAAATGTAAGACCTCTCCcaggctcttcttcttcttctcttgcctcctcctcttcgtctctcacgttggcttcctcgtctccgccgGCTCGCGCGGCGAGTCGTGTCAGACGGAGCCTTTTGAAGGAGGGCGCtggcgacgcatgcagcggtttcgcgttcctctgcagagatgcaaacaacaagggaaggagaacgcaagtttctgcagagaacggggacaaggagaagaagcgagatctgaacgagaagcgggagatcaaagagaaaggagaaatgAAGGAACAACTCCTACACGAGCGACTTCGGCGACAACAGGCAGGTGGGTTGTCTCGGCCGCATTCACTCCCCCTCGTGGAAGTTCCATTTTCTTGCGCTTGAgtcctctgttgtctctttcaATTAAGACTTTGAGGGTCTCGGgtgctgcttctctggcTTGCCCCATGTGattctcgttcttctttctacTGTTCTCAATCAGCGtgttctgtctgtctttttgCTATGTCTTTTTTCACttgtcttgcttctctcgttgCTCTATCCGTTCGTCGCTCCTCCCGCAgtcgcgtccttcttcctgctcttcaAGGTTTCGGAGCTTCCTCGACCTTCCTCCCATTGCCATCCACCTTGCCGCGTCCTGTCGCGACTCTCCGTCGGAGTCGCTACTCGTTGATTCTCTTGTTTCCTAGCTGTCCTTCTCCATGTCCTTGGACTTGTCTTTGTCTGCTCATCTTCCGCGttcgctgtttcctctcctggttcctcctccttgtcctcttctctgtttagcttctcttctcggtACGCTTCTCACCGCGTCTCGCTCGTTGTCATCTCAAGAGGTATTCTTGTCTGTTCGCCTTACTCgattttctgtctctctcttctgtctcttttttcccccTCGTCCAGAGCACCGGTGCGAGGAGCTCGCGGGGCGCCTACGCGAGGTGAGCCTCAGGACAAAGAAGTCCTCCGCCTGAAAACGCCgtcaggagagagacgaggaacgtTCTGCCCCATAATAGCAGAGATAATCTAAAGTTTCCCCGTTCACAGAGGCCAAACGATCTACGTCCGAGGCTGCGGACGGAACTTTTCTGGTGCAGGGAAGAGGCGTTCTTCTAAATTTGAATTCCTTGGCCTTTGTAGTGAATGTTGAAGTTCTGAATCGCTCTTGACTCGAACTATGTTCAAGCTTAAAATAGCTGGATCAAACATGCCTGTCATACGTTGTTTTCAAAGAGCATTATGCCTCTCACCTGTCTGCTCTCGTCCGGCCTGTAGCCTTTCTGTGATCTCGCGATCTCTCCGTTTGCCTCCAATATAGAAGCCGCTGTAGGTTGTCCCTGACTACGTATCTTTCTCCCGTATCTTTCATTCAAAACCTCCCCATTTGGTGTCTCTGAActgtcctcctcttcgtcactTTCTTCCAATCCTCCCTTCGAGCCGCGCGTGAATCCTGTCGCTGTGTCGTGTGGGCAGATGGAACGGGATCTGCTTCACtacgcgtttcttctgaaaCGCGAGAGCATCCGCCAGCGTCGGCttgaagaagacaacgaaggtctcctgcatgcgctccaagaagcgcgtctgcttctcaaAGCGGAATCCGACAAAGTGATGGTACACACAgtccagagaagagacagcagccgGGATGGTCTCGTTCATTTAACTGAGAGTGAAGCCCTCTTGAGCTCCTTGACTCAAGTCAGACTCACAACGCACAAATACAGAAAGAAGTCGTCTACATGTAAACATGAATATGGAGAGAATGTGTGTAGAGTTGCGCATCTGCAAATCTGTGCTGTGCAGCGGAGACGCCTGTGCTGGCACTGACAGAGCCCCGAACAGTTGAATTCGTCAAGCTACATTATCCCAGCAGCATTCCACGGACACACGAGTGAATGCGCTGGTTTTTCCATATACAAAAGTATTTATActtatttatatttataaaCCGAtacgcacagagagacgcaggacgTGAGTGCCTacgcaaagaagagagtaTACGCCTGCTTCACCTGTGGCATTAGACGTGAACCCTGTCCCCCGGGCGTCTGCCTTTTGCGTTGTGCGACACAGACGCTTATTCTGCCTGGAGAGCCTAAGACTTCTTTCCAAGCAATTGTGTTTGTATGACCTTCTTATTTATCAGATGGCGCTAGCCACCCAGCGCGAGCCGCGTCCGCCCCCGCCGACAAGAAGCGAGGGTCCTCCCCGAAGCCTCAAGCCAGCTCAGAGCAGTGAGGagcaagagcgagaaaagttGGCAACTCTCCAAGGTGGGTGttcctctttgtcgcctTTTTTTTCTAGCGTCCTCTTGTCTTTTGTGTCCCAGAATTCTCTCACCCGCAGACGCATTTttcgacgaagcagacgctAGCTACAGCAGATGTGTAGGCAAGGCAACAAACATTCAGATGTATCCTTGTCTTATCTATAATTGACTGCGCATGCCTATGTACGAAACTATTTATACCATGTCATATTTGAGGTCCTTCATATGCCGATAGGTTTGCGAGTGTGCTTCTGCAGAGAGGTATTCGGGGGGTGGTACTTGGAAGATGCTCTGACGCTGCTACAGTCTTTAGTCTGCAAGAGGAGAATTGTTATTTCCGTTCTGGATGGACTGCTGTTCCTCGAAAGAGTCCATGTCACATTTAGGGAACCCGCTGAGTCCTCAAAAAACACTAAAGagctctttctttccacgTCACAAGCTGTATGCTCGTGCCTACGTTGGTGGTTACGTGGATGCACATAAAcatctgcgtttttctcagtGGCTTTCagcagggagaaggaaaaccaTCCTTGAAAGAGCGTCCAGACGCCTGCAGTCCCGCAGACATTGTCTCTGCGCATCAGAAACGTCTTTGGGCTGCATGTCacgtccttcttctcatcCTTTTGTTCCTGTATTTTCTACCTTCCTTGCTCTCGATCAAcatttgtatacatatgtacactcttgtgtgtatgtatttCCGTAGGCATTTCTGCTTCACACTTTGCGGGTGGTCTGGGGAGAGGGGAATTGGGGTGCCAACTTTGGAATTTTCGCTTTCCTTGTTTCAGAGAAATTGGAGCGGGCGCTGGGTCGCCTCTCAGCGGAGGCCTCTAGGCGGCGAATGGCAGAGGTACGCATTTGCCTGTGAACATGAGACGCATTTACGCGATATCGTAGATACTCTGTAGGGCTCACATGCATACCGTCACATGCGCTTTGAGAAAGCCGGGACTGCAGAGTAAAAAATTAGCTCGCGCGCAAGCAGAGAAGTGTGTGCATTGTGTCAAACGAGAAGCCGGAGCGCAGTCTAGAAGATGTTCATGTCCCCTCTCGACAGCGACGTGCCTCTGTGCTTTAAATTAGATGCTTTTTTGTGagtgtatctctctctgtcgtcaAGGATCTGCtttccagagaaacgcacacaGACATGAGTACGTTTATTTTcaggctcttcttcgcaaGACCCGACAGGAGCTagaagaacaacagagagCAAAGGTCAGAAAACTCAGCACTGCAACGACGAAGCGAGCTCTAGAAATCTCTCTCACATGCTGTCGCACAGAACACAGAGCCCTTCGTCCTATGTTCGAGTTCGATTGCGTTCTCGTTATAGTCTCCAGTCTGGCGAGTAGGCTAGGACTGTAAATGAAGGTTTCCACGGAGCGAGCTGCAGCAAACGCGACGCTCGACTGTGTCGGAGGACTCGACTGGCTGGACCCTAgatccttttcttccttctttttttgGGGATGCACGCGCGTCCATGCTTGTTCGTGCGGGCGTTTGCCCAAGCAAAACTTTTCTGTCAAGGCGCAGGGTGCCCGGTGCCTTCACACATGTCGTACGCAACTATCTTCATGTTCAAAGGTTTTACCCAGTTTTCAACAGATGTTTGTGTGTGGttgacgcgcatgcatccgtCCATGCACACAAATGCACAGCACACGGGCCTTTCCCTTCGTTTTGGCCTTCAACTATAAGCCGAAAAAGCGCCTCCACTGAGCCTCCTTTTGTCGAGGCCACAGCGTCACTCGACTTTTCTTCGCCGTGATCGGACCGTGGACGCTACTACGAATCCTCCTACCATGCCTCGACTCCAAACAGTAGATTTTCATGTGTATACTAACGCGTGCGCTTAGATATGTACGTAAACATACATCTGCATACATAATATGAATGACCGTTTTTATGCATGCTTAGATGTACCTAGATatgacatatatatatatatatatatatagatatagataaaTAGATGTATGCAATAACTGTGAAGCATATGTTCATTTGCtcatatatggatatatatacatatatacttGGGCAAACACTGGATACGAGAGAGATCTGACCCAACAACATGGGAGGGCGAGACGGGTCGTTCTTTGTTCCGTAGTCCACACGAAAGGCTTTGTCTGTCCGTTTCCATTCCTcatctctcgcgtctctcctccttttctcggtttctcctctccgctgtAGATCACCAAGACCGATGAAGCGCCGGGAGGTCTCCTGGAgtctttctccaccttcttgCTTCTCGTTGACGAAGGGAACTCGACACAGTCGGcagtttctcctcgctcttctccagcgtcttcttctccctctccgcaGCACTTTCACTGTGCTTCAGCCGGCTTCTCCGCTGCACATGTAGCCGGTGACTCTCCCTTTGCTCTTCGACTCTACGAAgcttccgcgtctcccgttgtggaagaaagagaggacgccTCACAGAAAAGCATTGAGgaagcaaacagagacagcgaagttGAGAAGGTAGCAGCTGACGTTGAGGTAGACGAGGCAGGCGaagctgaaaaggaagaagacacagaggaagaagaaggagatggtgtagaagaggaagaatacggtagaaaagagagcgaggaagaccaAGAAAGTAGGTTCATTCCGAAAGGCGCGCTGATATGTGGACGGCCTGGGTGTCGCGCGGCCTCCGGTGAGGTGGCGGCGCGACGTGAATCTGTCATCTCCAGCGGAGCACAGAGTGAAAAACGAAATGCAAGAGAAACATGGAAGGAAAGGAGCTACGAACAACGCGCGTTTTCGTCACAGAGTGCCCCCTCGAACACACACCCTGGAGCTCCTGCCAGCTGTACCCAAAcgagggtggagagagaaccggCGGTCCATCACCATGCggagggcgagaaggaagaaagaaagatgAAGGAAAAAACATGTGACCTGCAAGGAAGCCAGctttctgttcctcctcgATTCATGTGTTCGCGCAACTCCAGTGCGCGTTTCGACTCGTCTCCTCCGAAAtccttttctccagctccaCAGTCTTTCGCGTCCCTCTCGTcctgtgcttcttcctctcttcctgcctctctgccttcctctccttcttcctctccctgttcggcgccttcgtcttctttctccggtTCATCGTCGCGTCTGCTCACACGTTCATCTCTGGCATCCAGTGTGTCTACTcctcgcgccttctcgcgaACTTTATccgcctcgtctgtctcgtctgtctcgtcttgGGAGGGTCGCAGCAGACTTGCGGTGCATGAAACGGTTAGACACCGCTCCAGGGAGACCGAAcctccctctctgcctcgtgGTTTGGGCGTTTCTGTTGAAGACAGTGAGAAGCAGAGCCGCCGAGAAAGCGCAAGAGATTTCAGCGAGCTCAGGTACTTCCGTACGGCCCCGTCGATcaggaggggaagagaacagaaagtggaacagccaagggaggaagaggaggagcgtcacgcagagacaggcggcaAATCACGagcagaagcaggcgaagcaggcgagacagagacacctaTTCAGCGCAGGGGGGTCGGCGAGTCTCCTCACGCTgcgcgaaaagaaagaggagaaagagggaacagGAAGCTCGAGATAGATGGCTGGAAtcgagcagaagaggcaaaagaaacgcaggacgcgagagacgtCCAAGGAGCGGCCGccgggaaagaagaagacgcagcagagacggTGTGGCGAGAGATGCGGGGTACGCATGCTGGAGACATTTTTGCAGGAACCAAGaacaacgaagaaaaagggagacacagtGCTCACTCCGAGGAACAGGAGCATCACGAAATGGGAGTAGAAGACAAACGTCGAGAAGACGatgcgaaggaaaaggaaaagaaaagaaaagagagggaaacgggAGGAGACtcagaaggagaacgagaacaaGTCgcgcaagaggaagaagaaaagggagaagaatcCGGATGTACCACGCCTCGAGAAtccggagaggagagagagagcgatgaAACGAAAGAACAAACACGCAGGAGGAGGGAAACGAAAGTGGAAGCAAGAAAAGGACGTAGCGACCAAGGCACCGTGCGTGCAGCCCCGGGACAGGTTACATGgtgggagaggaaggccaTCGTAGCGGCGAGAGaattctttctctctcccttcagaGGCCATGCGTCAGATCCAccgacaggagacaggagagtcGACTCGCAGAGGGAAGGAACCGCCCAGAGCTCCAGTCggcgaggcgacgaagcggcAGGCGCACCGTATGCAGACGGGGAGGACGCAGACCAGCAAGGAGACAGCCAGGTCAAATCTCGCGACTGTGGAGGCAGTCaaagaggcaggcgaaaGCATTTGAGAACAGTGCGAAGTGCGTCGGGGTCAAGAATGCGGGTGAAGACCCGAAAGGTGGAAAGGCAGACGAACGAACCACCACACAACCACGACAGATGTGCCATGAGGCATGCAAACCCCAGAGAGTTTACAGATTCCCTTCTGGGTGTACCTACGGTGGAAGTTGTCGGGGCATCAGAGAAAAGCGCCGCTTCGCCAAGAGACACAATCAGCCGGAGCGGTGAGACGCTTCGCTGTTCCTCTGGTGGTGTCGGTGGAACGCGTAGGGCTCAACTCATCACCTCGTCCCGGTCTCCTCCATCGTCTTGCCTGCGAACATGTCGGTCACCTTCCTCATCGTCGGCCCGACCTcggccttctttctcttctcggagCGCTTGTGCACCTTTGCGACAAGCTCTCGCCCTGGGATGCCGCTCTGGGCAGTCGTCAAGACAAGCGGGCTTGTCgttcccttcctcttcttggaGAGATTCGGGAAGCGACGGTGACCGCCGTGAGGTGCGAGGCGTCCGCATCCGAGACACGAAGGAGACTGACGGAGAACGagcggaagacgaaagcaagggagagacagagaggagacggccgacgagacgcgaacgagaggaagacgagagcaagggagagacagagaggagacggccgACGAGACGCGACCgagcggaagacgagagcaagggagagacagagaggagacggccgacgagacgcgaacgagaggaagacgagagcaagggagagacagagaggagacggccgacgagacgcgaacgagcggaagacgagagcaagggagagacagagaggagacggccgacgagacgcgaacgagaggaagacgagagcaagggagagacagagaggagacggccgacgagacgcgaacgagaggaaggcgcggagaagagagaaacagattcGAGACACCCGGGCGACACATCCCTAGAGAGAGTCGGTGACTCGAAAGAAGTGCGTCAAAGCTCAAAGGACGAACCGGCCAGTGGGTTTAGAGAGAAGTACGGAGACTTCCAGTTGCGAAGAGAGATTCGCGAGGAAGCGTTAGAAGGCGGAGTATGCAGTGGAGAGAACAAACAGGGGCGAACGGccaggagacaagaggacacagagagagacagtcaTCCAGgaagaggcggcggagagataccccagagacagaacgacggCGTGAATTTGGAGACCAAACGTCAGGGGCCAGGTGACCGTCACACGCTGGAacgagaggaggcgaggcatCGACAAGCGTCGTCGGTTGTGGTGAGGGAAAGCCTGGAGGAAAATACCCAAGAACGTGCATCTGAGGAAAAAAGCAACAAAGATGTATCAGGTTTATCGAAACTGCTATGTTATCAAAACCTTCGCGAGAGAGACCATCgtccttcatcttctctctgctccacGCCAAGTCGACAGAGTTGCCGCCTCCAGGCAAAAGCagcctcttcgttctccactCAGCTTCCCGCCTCTTTGGAGATGTCCTCTGCTTATGGTTGCGGTCGCTTGTCTTCTCACCCTTCTGCGAggcctctttcctcgccgccCTCACGCAAAcagtcgcctctttctccgagttctccgtctgcgcctcttcctcccgaACACGTAAGTGGAAATCTCAGGCCCTTCTCTAAAGAACTTCATCCGGGCAGTGCGTGCTCTACGCCATGGACACCCACACAGTCAAAATAGATGTGCACGCGATTAGAGACATTTTCCCGGAACTTTCTTCCGGACTGAAAGATACAAATGGCGCTTGGAAGAATTCCTTTCCTCACTGGCGGTCGCGTTGCTGTCACCGCGGATGGGTTCCGAGCAGAGACAATCGAATTTGAGATAATTTGAAACCCTGTTCCATTGGTATAATGCAAGCCAGAGAGCAGTCGGGAAGTTGACGTCTGACGTGTGCAACCGCGTCTGATTTAAGATGTGCATCAGGCCACAAGTAAGCGGTTTGCGACTTTCTTTTGTTGGCATGCGATTGCATACCCAGCGAGCAAGTGACCTCGTCTTGGAAAAGGGTGTTTAAGCTCTCGACAATCGCTGTACTTCGAGGTGATAAAACGAAACGAACACTGCCCTGTTGTGTATTTGTGTAAAc includes:
- a CDS encoding hypothetical protein (encoded by transcript TGME49_295740), with product MERLRACRDPFRQRRQVKEDSKRETKETRERQEGVSIPGGRGRGQQKTSKNGGEAARKGTETTEGEGLGGDREDNCGEGQLKAKEINEGDREKAERTEIGDCGEAGGAGPMSDVPAEKRRGRDEKEEKQIRKLPLETRRDPEERTMEAQRALQSDNQKRELREEKRRSSEKPSREALKGEEGETGREGEQDDTPKEQKKGNEELVAGVRGKGVEDNPAEEGEASRKVTEKQRSINLGREKEGQTLLAQKQKKRRSHQATHSKSLDSEAAHEERRDTSGCEATAAKKTISREHPRFLARKDVTDKAGKKPPGGDRRVQRQAASAERDDSRVVKKTKEKAKTRECLVACGKASPSSLREGENLKRCDTQGGSRHYSGFSIKIGRNVRPLPGSSSSSLASSSSSLTLASSSPPARAASRVRRSLLKEGAGDACSGFAFLCRDANNKGRRTQVSAENGDKEKKRDLNEKREIKEKGEMKEQLLHERLRRQQAEHRCEELAGRLREMERDLLHYAFLLKRESIRQRRLEEDNEGLLHALQEARLLLKAESDKVMVHTVQRRDSSRDGLVHLTESEALLSSLTQMALATQREPRPPPPTRSEGPPRSLKPAQSSEEQEREKLATLQEKLERALGRLSAEASRRRMAEALLRKTRQELEEQQRAKITKTDEAPGGLLESFSTFLLLVDEGNSTQSAVSPRSSPASSSPSPQHFHCASAGFSAAHVAGDSPFALRLYEASASPVVEEREDASQKSIEEANRDSEVEKVAADVEVDEAGEAEKEEDTEEEEGDGVEEEEYGRKESEEDQETPQSFASLSSCASSSLPASLPSSPSSSPCSAPSSSFSGSSSRLLTRSSLASSVSTPRAFSRTLSASSVSSVSSWEGRSRLAVHETVRHRSRETEPPSLPRGLGVSVEDSEKQSRRESARDFSELRYFRTAPSIRRGREQKVEQPREEEEERHAETGGKSRAEAGEAGETETPIQRRGVGESPHAARKERGERGNRKLEIDGWNRAEEAKETQDARDVQGAAAGKEEDAAETVWREMRGTHAGDIFAGTKNNEEKGRHSAHSEEQEHHEMGVEDKRREDDAKEKEKKRKERETGGDSEGEREQVAQEEEEKGEESGCTTPRESGEERESDETKEQTRRRRETKVEARKGRSDQGTVRAAPGQVTWWERKAIVAAREFFLSPFRGHASDPPTGDRRVDSQREGTAQSSSRRGDEAAGAPYADGEDADQQGDSQVKSRDCGGSQRGRRKHLRTVRSASGSRMRVKTRKVERQTNEPPHNHDRCAMRHANPREFTDSLLGVPTVEVVGASEKSAASPRDTISRSGETLRCSSGGVGGTRRAQLITSSRSPPSSCLRTCRSPSSSSARPRPSFSSRSACAPLRQALALGCRSGQSSRQAGLSFPSSSWRDSGSDGDRREVRGVRIRDTKETDGERAEDESKGETERRRPTRREREEDESKGETERRRPTRRDRAEDESKGETERRRPTRREREEDESKGETERRRPTRRERAEDESKGETERRRPTRREREEDESKGETERRRPTRREREEGAEKRETDSRHPGDTSLERVGDSKEVRQSSKDEPASGFREKYGDFQLRREIREEALEGGVCSGENKQGRTARRQEDTERDSHPGRGGGEIPQRQNDGVNLETKRQGPGDRHTLEREEARHRQASSVVVRESLEENTQERASEEKSNKDVSGLSKLLCYQNLRERDHRPSSSLCSTPSRQSCRLQAKAASSFSTQLPASLEMSSAYGCGRLSSHPSARPLSSPPSRKQSPLSPSSPSAPLPPEHVSGNLRPFSKELHPGSACSTPWTPTQSK